A window of the Osmia lignaria lignaria isolate PbOS001 chromosome 2, iyOsmLign1, whole genome shotgun sequence genome harbors these coding sequences:
- the Hb gene encoding hunchback isoform X1: protein MEIQYVGSNKNISSDKMRGNWDTTEPLVHAPNQQRQQQQQTIVEEQRHPLHSPTTPAWGIPDRIVKEEPSEDKNNDSGVSPDYYTSNSASPRSRRSSSTANCSLSPGSATSQDSSTMQCSAFDYSPQRMFKNCGSPLEYNRHHSMNEHQSDQAMDVASSTVKPSNEDVEFVQDTLQCPICAFTTLNRLAFTDHLRTHCTIKCETTDFVKTILGQLSTSGSIQDENRSTPPQGERSKQMEELEETDEPGLRVPRLNSQGKVKTFRCKQCDFTAITKLEFWEHSRGHIKAEKLLTCTRCPFVTEYKHHLEYHMRNHAGSKPFKCDKCSYSCVNKSMLNSHLKSHSNVYQYRCANCSYATKYCHSLKLHLRKYSHQPAMVLNADGSPNPLPIIDVYGTRRGPKPKSVKIPQEDSSQTGNVVPTNNNLQISLSSSQIVVPSQMSPVNYRVSMNSVNSLNGANTPNGLNGAVPNPSLMAFSYNQIFAGFPLATAIPVAFEENSVEKQLDRIRSHALMDYAKVIDPDTSIPEEIPQDLEVKCFDSIRTCDESNDLINNDLAKINDAPIPTMENQEQRKDSKVTPLDLSKPNVPSNVQSRPTTNASKLTGTSRRKGRAVKLERRVVEEDTDDEHLPGEPEEMYESAVPASPVTRDDKETNERSSTLGNEFTCQYCEIAFGNVVMYTVHMGYHGYKDPYTCNMCGHQCTDKVSFFLHIARSKHS from the exons ATGGAAATTCAATATGTCGGGAGCAACAAGAATATTTCG AGTGACAAGATGAGAGGGAACTGGGACACGACGGAACCTTTGGTACACGCGCCGAATCAGCAAcggcaacaacagcaacaaacCATAGTCGAAGAGCAAAGACATCCCCTCCATTCACCAACCACGCCCGCTTGGGGTATACCCGATAGAATCGTG AAGGAGGAACCGTCAGAGGACAAGAACAACGATTCAGGCGTGTCACCTGATTATTACACCAGCAACTCTGCCTCGCCCAGAAGCAGAAGATCCTCTTCAACGGCGAACTGCAGTTTGTCGCCCGGAAGCGCTACTTCTCAAGATTCGAGCACCATGCAATGCAGCGCGTTCGATTACAGTCCGCAAAGGATGTTCAAGAACTGCGGTTCACCGCTCGAATATAACAGACATCACTCGATGAACGAGCATCAGTCGGACCAGGCGATGGACGTCGCTTCCAGCACGGTGAAACCGTCCAACGAAGACGTCGAGTTCGTTCAGGACACCCTGCAGTGTCCCATTTGCGCGTTTACCACCTTGAATAG GTTAGCGTTCACCGATCATCTAAGGACGCATTGCACGATCAAATGCGAGACGACAGATTTTGTAAAGACGATCCTCGGCCAGTTGTCAACGTCGGGATCAATCCAGGACGAGAACAGGTCGACGCCACCACAGGGCGAACGATCGAAGCAGATGGAGGAGCTAGAGGAAACGGACGAGCCGGGACTCCGAGTTCCCCGGTTGAATTCCCAGGGTAAAGTGAAGACGTTCAGATGCAAACAGTGCGACTTTACCGCGATCACTAAACTCGAGTTCTGGGAGCACAGTCGCGGTCACATCAAGGCCGAGAAACTGTTGACCTGTACGAGGTGCCCTTTCGTGACCGAGTACAAGCATCATCTAGAGTACCATATGAGGAACCACGCCGGGTCAAAACCGTTCAAGTGCGACAAGTGTTCGTACTCGTGTGTCAACAAGTCGATGTTGAACAGCCACTTGAAGTCGCATTCGAACGTTTATCAATACAGATGCGCAAATTGTTCGTACGCTACCAAGTACTGTCACTCGTTGAAGCTTCACCTGAGAAAGTATTCTCATCAACCGGCGATGGTGTTGAACGCGGATGGTTCACCGAACCCGTTGCCCATCATAGACGTCTATGGAACTAGACGGGGACCGAAGCCGAAGTCGGTGAAGATACCCCAGGAAGACAGCAGCCAAACCGGCAACGTTGTTCCCACCAACAATAACTTGCAGATTTCACTGTCGTCCTCCCAGATCGTAGTTCCATCCCAGATGTCACCGGTCAACTATCGCGTGTCGATGAACTCGGTGAACAGCTTGAACGGTGCGAACACCCCGAACGGTTTGAACGGGGCGGTTCCAAACCCGTCTCTGATGGCATTCTCGTACAATCAAATATTCGCTGGATTTCCATTGGCCACCGCCATACCAGTCGCGTTCGAAGAGAACAGCGTCGAAAAGCAATTGGACAGGATCAGATCGCACGCCTTGATGGATTACGCCAAGGTGATCGATCCCGACACCAGCATTCCCGAGGAGATACCGCAGGATCTAGAGGTGAAGTGTTTCGATTCGATCAGGACCTGCGACGAATCCAACGATTTGATTAACAACGACCTCGCTAAAATAAACGACGCCCCGATTCCTACCATGGAGAACCAGGAACAGCGCAAGGACTCGAAAGTGACGCCGTTGGACCTCAGCAAACCCAACGTCCCTAGCAACGTCCAGAGCAGACCAACGACCAACGCGTCGAAGCTGACAGGGACCAGCAGACGTAAAGGAAGAGCCGTGAAGCTGGAACGCCGGGTGGTCGAAGAGGACACGGACGACGAACACCTTCCTGGAGAACCGGAAGAGATGTACGAGTCCGCGGTCCCCGCTAGTCCCGTCACCCGCGACGATAAGGAGACCAACGAACGAAGCAGCACCCTTGGTAACGAGTTCACTTGCCAATACTGCGAGATCGCGTTCGGTAACGTAGTGATGTACACCGTACACATGGGATACCATGGTTACAAGGATCCTTACACTTGCAACATGTGCGGCCATCAGTGCACCGACAAGGTGTCCTTCTTCTTGCACATCGCCAGGTCAAAGCACTCGTAG
- the Hb gene encoding hunchback isoform X2: protein MRGNWDTTEPLVHAPNQQRQQQQQTIVEEQRHPLHSPTTPAWGIPDRIVKEEPSEDKNNDSGVSPDYYTSNSASPRSRRSSSTANCSLSPGSATSQDSSTMQCSAFDYSPQRMFKNCGSPLEYNRHHSMNEHQSDQAMDVASSTVKPSNEDVEFVQDTLQCPICAFTTLNRLAFTDHLRTHCTIKCETTDFVKTILGQLSTSGSIQDENRSTPPQGERSKQMEELEETDEPGLRVPRLNSQGKVKTFRCKQCDFTAITKLEFWEHSRGHIKAEKLLTCTRCPFVTEYKHHLEYHMRNHAGSKPFKCDKCSYSCVNKSMLNSHLKSHSNVYQYRCANCSYATKYCHSLKLHLRKYSHQPAMVLNADGSPNPLPIIDVYGTRRGPKPKSVKIPQEDSSQTGNVVPTNNNLQISLSSSQIVVPSQMSPVNYRVSMNSVNSLNGANTPNGLNGAVPNPSLMAFSYNQIFAGFPLATAIPVAFEENSVEKQLDRIRSHALMDYAKVIDPDTSIPEEIPQDLEVKCFDSIRTCDESNDLINNDLAKINDAPIPTMENQEQRKDSKVTPLDLSKPNVPSNVQSRPTTNASKLTGTSRRKGRAVKLERRVVEEDTDDEHLPGEPEEMYESAVPASPVTRDDKETNERSSTLGNEFTCQYCEIAFGNVVMYTVHMGYHGYKDPYTCNMCGHQCTDKVSFFLHIARSKHS from the exons ATGAGAGGGAACTGGGACACGACGGAACCTTTGGTACACGCGCCGAATCAGCAAcggcaacaacagcaacaaacCATAGTCGAAGAGCAAAGACATCCCCTCCATTCACCAACCACGCCCGCTTGGGGTATACCCGATAGAATCGTG AAGGAGGAACCGTCAGAGGACAAGAACAACGATTCAGGCGTGTCACCTGATTATTACACCAGCAACTCTGCCTCGCCCAGAAGCAGAAGATCCTCTTCAACGGCGAACTGCAGTTTGTCGCCCGGAAGCGCTACTTCTCAAGATTCGAGCACCATGCAATGCAGCGCGTTCGATTACAGTCCGCAAAGGATGTTCAAGAACTGCGGTTCACCGCTCGAATATAACAGACATCACTCGATGAACGAGCATCAGTCGGACCAGGCGATGGACGTCGCTTCCAGCACGGTGAAACCGTCCAACGAAGACGTCGAGTTCGTTCAGGACACCCTGCAGTGTCCCATTTGCGCGTTTACCACCTTGAATAG GTTAGCGTTCACCGATCATCTAAGGACGCATTGCACGATCAAATGCGAGACGACAGATTTTGTAAAGACGATCCTCGGCCAGTTGTCAACGTCGGGATCAATCCAGGACGAGAACAGGTCGACGCCACCACAGGGCGAACGATCGAAGCAGATGGAGGAGCTAGAGGAAACGGACGAGCCGGGACTCCGAGTTCCCCGGTTGAATTCCCAGGGTAAAGTGAAGACGTTCAGATGCAAACAGTGCGACTTTACCGCGATCACTAAACTCGAGTTCTGGGAGCACAGTCGCGGTCACATCAAGGCCGAGAAACTGTTGACCTGTACGAGGTGCCCTTTCGTGACCGAGTACAAGCATCATCTAGAGTACCATATGAGGAACCACGCCGGGTCAAAACCGTTCAAGTGCGACAAGTGTTCGTACTCGTGTGTCAACAAGTCGATGTTGAACAGCCACTTGAAGTCGCATTCGAACGTTTATCAATACAGATGCGCAAATTGTTCGTACGCTACCAAGTACTGTCACTCGTTGAAGCTTCACCTGAGAAAGTATTCTCATCAACCGGCGATGGTGTTGAACGCGGATGGTTCACCGAACCCGTTGCCCATCATAGACGTCTATGGAACTAGACGGGGACCGAAGCCGAAGTCGGTGAAGATACCCCAGGAAGACAGCAGCCAAACCGGCAACGTTGTTCCCACCAACAATAACTTGCAGATTTCACTGTCGTCCTCCCAGATCGTAGTTCCATCCCAGATGTCACCGGTCAACTATCGCGTGTCGATGAACTCGGTGAACAGCTTGAACGGTGCGAACACCCCGAACGGTTTGAACGGGGCGGTTCCAAACCCGTCTCTGATGGCATTCTCGTACAATCAAATATTCGCTGGATTTCCATTGGCCACCGCCATACCAGTCGCGTTCGAAGAGAACAGCGTCGAAAAGCAATTGGACAGGATCAGATCGCACGCCTTGATGGATTACGCCAAGGTGATCGATCCCGACACCAGCATTCCCGAGGAGATACCGCAGGATCTAGAGGTGAAGTGTTTCGATTCGATCAGGACCTGCGACGAATCCAACGATTTGATTAACAACGACCTCGCTAAAATAAACGACGCCCCGATTCCTACCATGGAGAACCAGGAACAGCGCAAGGACTCGAAAGTGACGCCGTTGGACCTCAGCAAACCCAACGTCCCTAGCAACGTCCAGAGCAGACCAACGACCAACGCGTCGAAGCTGACAGGGACCAGCAGACGTAAAGGAAGAGCCGTGAAGCTGGAACGCCGGGTGGTCGAAGAGGACACGGACGACGAACACCTTCCTGGAGAACCGGAAGAGATGTACGAGTCCGCGGTCCCCGCTAGTCCCGTCACCCGCGACGATAAGGAGACCAACGAACGAAGCAGCACCCTTGGTAACGAGTTCACTTGCCAATACTGCGAGATCGCGTTCGGTAACGTAGTGATGTACACCGTACACATGGGATACCATGGTTACAAGGATCCTTACACTTGCAACATGTGCGGCCATCAGTGCACCGACAAGGTGTCCTTCTTCTTGCACATCGCCAGGTCAAAGCACTCGTAG
- the LOC117607012 gene encoding adenylate cyclase type 10, with protein MDSEEEQKVAWTPDIIGPIFKHRQNVTLREALNAHRDDMCTRMMATFVADELIYETDLSKKSFRKFKSVIALIDVTRLFNGYEKFASAHNGGSYALFELLNRYMGVMIEEVYTSMGDVVKFSQDGLLVVWKVSRNEFISRMVYNVILCGQKIQDAVGIVKNSIFAPKVDVVVATGEVIFSVIGCDSARQYIIAGSPIEELKLARRICLPGDLVLSTSAWEYCAPTQYEYVIKDSSNVKIIKVLGPPVEPPKHSTTLNVELPSLHRRRSTVTTEVTETISEPSMYTEMNEMPFRARVSVIDAYRRRLGNVLKTYMLKPVLKEIDNEEPLEYLTEVRNVTVVSVNIVPGKCSIYELISLVDEAFKTIQSIIEHYSGCINMINLFDKDVLFSLSYGVSEYRNEEDDESNAKNAIFSAWQIMNDIKSLGGVKGVSIGLSSGMAFCGVIGHTVRRQYMIFGTPVDKAISLMLISHDKVSCDYEAYSDSLLSKHKFRSRGIKTLRRFGKCFVYDFINSPSEEETMSNLEYCYPILDRFQELEYFKDILDEIGVVGRSYSGMLIEGPERSGKSRLLDAFITIVRNRQIKVIQLALHPSYNEKAYAVLYHVFIQLFDATNCHTIYDREKAVSAHLADILEPDDFCYLNCIMRVCFPLSKGYCEDTDWKRHTKTIEIFEHILHKISGRVCILLDDVQFMDLLSWQFFAVALSNVNVVLVVTLVEPISWDNLTQIEAGICQDKRLMSRTLTGLDSKYIAAFACQFLNVQAIPKSLEKVLKKRGKTAISWCEAFLMSTIQVRALNFISISPTAVSQYDLVFPDNSLLVKIPAYLTPEELAPPLHWSQMSSLNICVTSDRPTGFIASNRDVTGLRIDIYNRMNSYEQDFIKCASAMGTVFMRHVVENAMVNSSPLYTKKGRLRILQCAMIQRKYFHADDSVYYLFKKRKTFSNMHHLVTCDCQSSRIFMDKTLPHYAYCKILEFTRRSYRKLLYDILAPHEKEDYHSKAVTFFEREAQRCSTCGGGSFVNLFSAEVSKVPVLLLFFLAAFERFPSSQSTNGFSRNSELLHRKVTSWNRPDRVGMESRRSIFVAENNGGDKKKDVNIRRISVLPVHIELDDDDSGVSSEPGKEGYTTDYTRKQKRGAVSSSGTAVDDLWDSRLKEFSYINYRNCRCNEVTSYVFWKLRHHIERSKDFEKLMKLMIEYTAALIQTAQPLFATKFLAVAITHLEVLKIKEHVALEAPDSDSDKGKTLILMGDAYVAYGNYSQASKFYIEAVSMRTELLHTAKAVCYRSIVESLKHRMRGFPNYNVNKITGVQAVYNFQVAVYLHRLATIYMLQNQAKIAKLTILQSIRAAFECVGGFVEKGRIYLTALEIFQKFEGNEFIEPLEKLMVTLIDEQSHWKSPEAIVVAATVFQTMFNSRILQGKLSEGIEIGIKILKICNALHITKIKLDVLPLLIELTIWTKHLNEAADLLQELYASSKEDTDYSAITWYHALCLECILDAGMIVKSYRSCFNFYLSTYASKFKSCVLRDPQSFSRLVTCLAIWQLRMNMVVNEALVEDVDEYTEGINYDNFSQIYNCVKGLECYMLILKRRINIKRSSDLFDRVHNIKTLIKIVQESSNHAKFVKPFLHLLQAYMELLRGRKGPCHNYLHTAHKCATSQGNKMILAWIEQNKRTWKEANFNNMAQYWVEHVGAEDAIRWQEIHKFGMNAWSTIMFPLPVPDSTV; from the exons ATGgattcagaagaagaacagaaagTTGCGTGGACTCCAGACATAATTGGTCCGATATTCAAACACCGTCAGAATGTCACATTGAGAGAG gCACTGAACGCTCATCGTGACGACATGTGCACCCGAATGATGGCTACTTTCGTAGCCGATGAACTGATATACGAAACTGATTTATCTAAAAAGAGTTTTCGAAAATTCAAATCGGTAATAGCGTTAATTGACGTTACTCGTCTTTTTAATGGTTACGAGAAATTTGCGAGCGCGCATAACGGTGGTAGTTATGCCTTATTCGAATTACTTAATCGTTATATGGGTGTTATGATAGAAGAAGTATATACTAGCATGGGTGATGTGGTGAAATTTTCTC AAGATGGATTGTTAGTCGTATGGAAGGTAAGCAGGAACGAATTTATCTCAAGAATGGTGTACAACGTGATATTATGTGGACAGAAGATTCAAGATGCAGTTGGAATTGTTAAGAACAGCATCTTTGCACCCAAAG TGGACGTTGTAGTAGCAACTGGTGAAGTGATATTTTCCGTAATCGGATGTGATTCTGCTAGACAGTACATAATAGCAGGTTCTCCGATCGAAGAACTGAAACTTGCCAGGAGAATTTGTCTACCTGGTGATCTTGTATTATCCACGAGTGCTTGGGAGTATTGCGCGCCTACTCAATACGAGTATGTCATCAAGGACTCGAGCAATGTCAAG ATTATCAAAGTACTTGGACCACCCGTGGAACCTCCGAAACACTCTACTACACTAAATGTAGAACTTCCAAGTCTACATCGACGACGGTCTACTGTTACTACTGAGGTAACGGAAACTATCTCAGAGCCGTCTATGTACACTGAAATGAACGAGATGCCCTTTAGAG CGAGGGTGTCTGTAATCGACGCGTATAGACGACGTCTCGGTAATGTCTTAAAGACCTACATGTTAAAACCAGTTTTAAAGGAG ATTGATAATGAGGAGCCTTTAGAATACCTTACCGAAGTGAGAAACGTCACTGTGGTGAGTGTTAATATCGTTCCAGGCAAGTGttctatttatgaattgatATCACTGGTTGACGAAGCTTTTAAGACTATTCAAAG CATAATTGAACACTATTCTGGATGCATCAACATGATAAATTTATTCGACAAAGACGTATTATTTAGTTTATCGTATGGGGTAAGCGAATATCGTAACGAGGAGGATGACGAGTCTAACGCGAAAAATGCGATCTTTTCTGCCTGGCAAATAATGAACGACATAAAGTCTCTTGGTGGGGTCAAAGGTGTCTCGATTGGCCTGTCCAGTG GTATGGCATTTTGCGGGGTAATCGGTCACACTGTTAGAAGGCAGTACATGATTTTTGGTACCCCAGTAGATAAAGCCATTTCTTTAATGCTGATTTCACACGACAAG GTATCCTGCGACTACGAGGCTTACTCGGACAGTTTGCTAAGCAAACACAAATTTCGTTCTCGTGGAATAAAAACGTTAAGAAGATTTGGAAAATGTTTTGTCTATGACTTTATCAATTCACCATC AGAAGAAGAAACTATGTCGAATTTAGAGTATTGCTACCCTATTCTGGATCGGTTTCAGGAACTGGAATACTTCAAAGATATCTTGGACGAGATTGGTGTAGTAGGAAGAAGCTACTCAGGAATGCTTATcgag GGTCCTGAAAGGTCTGGAAAATCGAGATTGCTCGACGCATTTATTACCATCGTTCGAAATAGACAAATTAAAGTAATTCAGCTTGCTCTGCACCCGTCTTATAACGAGAAAGCGTATGCGGTGCTTTACCATGTCTTTATTCAA TTGTTCGATGCAACAAACTGTCACACGATCTACGACCGTGAAAAGGCTGTATCGGCTCATTTGGCCGATATTTTGGAGCCAGATGATTTCTGCTATTTAAACTGCATCATGCGAGTTTGCTTTCCCCTTTCGAAAGGTTATTGCGAGGATACCGATTGGAAACGTCATACGAAAACCATCGAAATCTTCGAGCATATATTACACAAG ATCAGTGGACGAGTGTGTATTCTCCTGGACGATGTACAATTCATGGATCTCTTATCCTGGCAGTTCTTCGCGGTTGCTTTAAGCAACGTAAACGTGGTTCTAGTGGTGACATTAGTGGAACCAATTTCATGGGATAATTTGACCCAGATCGAAGCTGGTATTTGCCAAGATAAAAGGCTGATGAGCAGAACCCTGACGGGGCTGGATTCGAAATACATCGCAGCCTTCGCTTGTCAGTTCTTGAATGTTCAAGCGATTCCTAAAAGTCTTGAGAA AGTTCTTAAAAAACGTGGCAAGACTGCGATCAGCTGGTGCGAAGCTTTCCTGATGTCCACTATACAAGTTCGAGCTCTGAATTTTATCAGCATTTCTCCAACGGCAGTGAGTCAATACGACCTCGTTTTCCCTGATAATTCGTTATTGGTGAAGATACCAGCGTATCTGACGCCCGAAGAATTAGCACCACCCTTGCACTGGTCGCAAATGAGCTCTTTGAACATCTGTGTGACATCGGACAGACCAACTGGATTCATAGCATCGAATCGCGACGTTACAG GTCTGAGGATCGATATATACAATAGAATGAACTCTTACGAGCAAGACTTCATCAAGTGTGCATCAGCAATGGGCACTGTATTCATGCGTCACGTGGTGGAAAACGCGATGGTCAATTCCTCGCCATTGTACACGAAAAAAGGAag GCTGAGGATCCTCCAGTGCGCTATGATTCAGAGGAAGTATTTTCACGCAGACGACTCGGtgtattatttattcaaaaaacgAAAAACTTTCAGTAATATGCATCATTTGGTCACCTGTGACTGCCAGTCATCGC GTATCTTCATGGATAAAACCTTGCCACACTACGCCTATTGTAAGATACTAGAGTTCACGAGACGCTCTTATCGGAAGCTATTGTACGATATATTGGCACCGCACGAGAAGGAGGACTATCACTCGAAAGCTGTGACTTTCTTCGAGCGAGAGGCTCAAAGGTGCAGCACATGCGGTGGCGGTAGCTTTGTAAACCTTTTCTCGGCGGAGGTATCGAAAGTACCAGTGTTACTATTATTCTTTCTGGCAGCTTTCGAACGTTTCCCTTCTTCTCAGAGCACGAACGGATTTTCGAGGAACAGTGAATTGTTGCACAGAAAAGTAACCTCGTGGAATCGGCCCGACAGGGTCGGGATGGAATCGAGACGAAGCATATTCGTAGCGGAGAACAACGGAGGTGATAAGAAAAAGGACGTTAACATTCGAAGAATTTCTGTTCTGCCCGTCCACATAGAACTCGATGACGATG ACTCAGGCGTGAGCTCGGAACCCGGAAAAGAAGGGTACACGACCGACTACACGAGAAAGCAGAAACGAGGGGCCGTCTCTAGTTCGGGGACAGCTGTTGACGATTTGTGGGATAGTCGTCTGAAAGAGTTCTCCTACATCAATTACAGAAATTGTCGGTGTAACGAAGTGACCAGCTATGTTTTTTGGAAACTCCGTCATCACATCGAGCGTTCCA AAgactttgaaaaattgatgaagTTGATGATAGAGTATACTGCTGCTTTGATCCAAACTGCTCAGCCGTTGTTTGCGACGAAATTTCTTGCAGTCGCTATTACCCACCTCGAAGTATTGAAGATAAAAGAACACGTGGCTCTCGAAGCTCCTGATTCCGATTCCGATAAAGGGAAAACTTTGATTCTGATGG GTGACGCATACGTGGCGTATGGAAATTATTCTCAGGCAAGTAAATTTTACATCGAGGCGGTATCGATGCGAACCGAACTGTTGCATACTGCCAAAGCGGTCTGCTACAGATCGATCGTCGAGTCATTGAAACATCGGATGCGAGGTTTTCCTAATTACAATGTGAACAAAATCACCGGCGTGCAGgcagtttataattttcaagtcGCTGTGTATTTGCATCGATTGGCAACCATTTACATG TTGCAGAATCAAGCTAAAATAGCGAAGCTGACCATTTTGCAGAGCATTAGAGCTGCATTCGAATGCGTAGGTGGTTTCGTGGAAAAGGGAAGAATATACTTGACAGCCTTGGAGATATTTCAGAAATTTGAAGGTAACGAGTTCATCGAGCCACTGGAGAAGCTGATGGTCACTCTCATAGACGAGCAGTCTCATTGGAAGTCTCCAGAAGCGATCGTCGTCGCTGCTACAGTGTTTCAGACTATGTTCAACTCCAG AATCTTACAGGGAAAGCTGTCCGAGGGTATAGAGATCGGTATTAAAATACTGAAGATATGCAACGCTTTACACATTACCAAAATCAAGCTCGATGTACTGCCATTATTGATAGAACTTACG ATTTGGACTAAACATCTAAACGAGGCAGCAGATTTATTACAGGAACTCTACGCTTCGTCCAAGGAGGACACGGATTATTCTGCCATCACTTGGTACCATGCTCTTTGTTTGGAATGTATCTTGGATGCTGGCATGATCGTGAAGTCGTACAGATCTTGTTTCAACTTTTACCTCAGCACCTATG CCTCCAAATTCAAAAGCTGCGTGTTACGCGATCCTCAGAGTTTCTCTCGACTGGTTACTTGTTTGGCCATCTGGCAATTAAGAAT GAACATGGTTGTGAATGAAGCGTTGGTGGAAGATGTCGACGAGTATACCGAGGGAATCAACTACGACAACTTTTCACAGATTTATAATTGTGTCAAG GGTCTCGAATGTTATATGTTAATATTGAAACGGCGAATCAACATCAAGAGATCGAGCGATCTCTTCGACAGAGTGCATAACATAAAGACGCTAATTAAAATCGTTCAAGAATCATCGAATCACGCGAAATTCGTGAAACCGTTTCTGCATTTACTGCAAGCATACATGGAGCTTCTGCGGGGTCGAAAGGGACCTTGTCACAATTATTTACACACGGCTCATAAATGTGCCACGTCCCAAGGGAACAAGATGATACTTGCTTGGATCGAGCAGAACAAAAGG ACATGGAAGGAGGCGAATTTCAACAATATGGCACAGTATTGGGTAGAACACGTGGGTGCGGAAGACGCAATTCGATGGCAAGAGATTCATAAATTTGGCATGAACGCTTGGTCCACCATAATGTTCCCTCTTCCAGTCCCGGACTCGACCGTTTAA